The window TTTATAGTGAAAAGCACCTGTCCGTTTGCATCGGTATAGTCGTATTCATATATTTCCCCCTGTTTGCTCATCAAACAGACCAGGGCATTCGGTACCGGCGCCCGTGAATCGGTTACCGTAATAAGTATTTCGTTTTGAGTGGTGGTGATTGAATCAGGATGGTCGACAAAGAGCTCCAGCGGAGTATCGAGCCACATCGGCATCGCCGGATCTCCGAAGAGATTCAACTCGAGAATGCAGAAAAGGTAGTGCTCCGCAGTATCGGATGCCGGGACATATACATCCTTTGAGGTTGAGTGGGCGTCACCTATAATGTATGTTCCTTCACGGAACACCTTTCTGTAGAACTCAAGGTCGAGTTTTTCCGAAGGTCCCATGCTGGGAGGTGTGCCCAGACCCACCCGTGAGTTCATTATTACTGCAACCGGGCCACCGGTCGGGCAGTTCATCAAATTCTCCGCAAGGCAATCGTCATTAAGAACTGATGTATCGGTGTCGAAACCACCGGGAAAACAGGCAATGGAATTATAGACCCCCAGTTTATCACCGTTGTTCAGCAGAGGTACATCGGTATTATAGAGAAATGTATCCACTCCTTCATCCCAGTAGATTCCGTTTAAATTTCCGTGACCACCGAAGTGCACGAATCCGAAACCGACATTGAGGGAGTCAAGAGTGATTTGATGATTTACATTTCCCAACATTTCGTAAAGTTTTGAGTCCTGCCAGTCTGCCGGTGTGCAGTTTGCAATCGAGTCATTGACCTGATCTGCTCCGTATGGAGGCCAGAGATAAGAAGCAGGTAATAAACATTTCTTCAAATACCCTGAAGGCGGATTCTTCTCATAAGTGAATATCTTCCAGAGGAAGGTGTTGATGTGTTCTTCAGTTGAGGTGGCTAATCGGCCTACAAAGACATCAGAAAACCAGTCGCATGCAGAACTGTCTTCTTCCTCTGCATAGATATGGTCACCGTCGGCATCCCATGTGCTGTCGAGGTCGGAGAAGTAGAGATCAGTGGCTACAGTCGAGCCGAGTTGGTTGATGAGGATCCGCGTGGGCACCGCTCCTGTATCGCCCGCCAGGGTGAAATACAAGGTTCCCCATGTTGTATCGGCATCTTTTATGAAATTCCTTATTTTCTCCGGAGCGTCCCATCCCGGATAGGTACTTATAATGTTTGAAACGGTGACAGTGGTACAGGGGATGCCCTGTTTTGTCCGCCAGTCTACGATCGGATCCAGCAGCGGAGCGAGGGATGTGCTCGTTATGTAAACTTCTTTATAATCACCTTCATTAAGATATGGGGAGCCTTTTCCTCCGTGGTATTCCAGAGGGAGACATTTATCGACGTCTTCAGGATTTATAACCATTTTCTTTATTGAATTGGCGATGCTTTTGATCTGAAAATGGGTGCGTGGTTTACAAGAAGCAGTGGTTTTATATGTAATCCTTAAAGTCACCTGTTCAACGAAATTGAGCTTCTTTGTTTTAGGAAAGTACTGAAACGGACAGAGTAATACCTTTACGAGTTTGAATTCGGCACGGTTTCCGATGCCCCTGTAACTCACGATTTCCGCAGGATAGGGGAGATCTTTTTCGTAGATGTTGATATCCGGCGGTACGAATTTTGATTCGACCTGTATGTCCGACAGAGGAAGGGGTGGTTGGATCGGATAGATATTGAATTCACCGGGGATATTCCGCCATTCTATATTTTTGATTTCTATATCGGCGTCCGCTGTATTGAAAGGGGCTGCTATCAAAATGGAGAGCACCGGCAGAGAAGGGTATCCTTGTTTTCCGATGTTATTCAAACCGTTGTCGTACAGAATAATATCGAAATCACCGTATTTTTGAATCCGTATTTTGTTTTCGGAGAAACGAAGATTCAAATTCGTCTCTGATGCGGAGACCAAACAGAACCAGATTGTGAACATAACAATCATCTCTTTTGTCAGTCTGTCGTTGAATACCCTGTTTCTTTTCTGTTTTCTATGATCCGCCTTTCTGTTTTTCGACTTTTTTGATTTTTTGGTCGAATTTTTGTTATTTCTTTTTTTAGCCTGCTGCATTTCTCACTCCTTTCTGATTTGACACTGACATAGTATAAAAAACGACTTCACCGTAAACTTCACCAGAAAGAGGAGATGGAGATGTGTTTTTTGCAGGTGTGGTTTACTCTATGCAGTTAAATTCTGATATGCCTTTTGCAATTCCGGAGACGGCTCCACAGCCAGTTCGGCTTTTAGTTTTTTCGCATACTTTTTATATCTTTTAACCGCTTCGGCTTTTAACTGGGGTTTTTGTCCTGCTTTCAACAGTCCGATAACCGCTTCTTCGGATAATGGATCGGACTCCAGGATCTCGGTATACACGTCAAACGCTTTTCTAAATTTTCCCCCTTCCAGGTACAGTTTCGCCAATTTCAGTGCGGCTTCCTCTTTCAGTGATTTGTAATAAGCCCTTTTCTGTTCAATCCAATTCTCATAATATGGTTCAAGGAGGTCGCTACTGTAGAGAATCAAGGCTTTTTCGAATTCCGCAGTTGCTCTGTCGACGTCGTTGTTCTGAAGGTGGTAATTGGCTCTATTCACCAGATGCTGAAATTGCTCGATATCCGTGAATATCTTTAAAGAGGGTTCTATTATGATTCTGTTATTGCGACGTGTGATGATCTTTCGAGTACCGTTTCCCTGTTCCAGTGTCTTGCGCAGGTAATAGAGTGTATTCCAGAAATTTCTGTCGGCATTCGGACGATTTGATTTCGGCCAGAAAAGTGCCTGGAGTTTGTCTTTGGTAATCCCTTCTTTGTATAAAAGCAACAGGCAGAGGAGTTGTTTGACTTTCTTCCTCAGCCAGTATTCCCCGCTCAGTGGTCTGTTACCCATATATACCCGTGGTTCACCGAAGAGATACGCGGTGAGATGATACTCTTTGATCGTCGGCTGACCGAGCGACAGGATTTCTTCTTTTTGTTCCGGAGACAATTGATTCATAACAGCCTCAGATACCTCTTCGGAGCTGAGAATGAAGTTATTGATGAAAGAAATCAGATATGATTTTTTATCGGAAAACTCGAGGGCGTCGATGAGCAACTCCGGTGTAAGGAGAACCTGGTGGAGGAACAGCCCGTTACATTCCGTCCTTTCGATGATATCGAGCATCTTTTTAAGGTAATGGTGTGCTTCTTTTGTGCGGTCATATTCTTTTTCGAATTGATATCTTAAAAGATTTCCCTGTATTATGTAATCCAGTATTTTCATTCTTTTTGCGAGTCGGGATATCCGTTCTATTCTTTTTTTCACCTTCCGTAAATTATGCTGCATCAGTTCACAGCGTGCTTTGATGATTAAATACTGGATAAACTCACGGGAATCGGTCTTCTGGGATATCAATTTTTCGATACTGTCGAGATGCCGCTTTATTTCGTCAGGATCCTTCAAAATACTGTATAGGCTGGCTATTTTGAGATTACAGATGGTTATCAGATATTTATTTTTGTACTCTTCTGCGATTTCAAGGGCCCGGCTGTGATATCTCAGTGCTTTTTCATATCTACCTTGTAGAATGGAAAGGAGTGCTCTACTGTTTAGATTTTGAATTTCCAGATTGGCGAATTTATATTTTTTGGAAAATCCCAGAGCCTCTTCGTTCATCTTCTCGGCGTTGCTGAAATCACCTAAATGTATCAGTACCTTGGTGTAGTTTCCGAGCGCCACAATATACTGATATGTTCTGTTCAATTGTTTGGCTTCATTGATACACCGATTGAGGTAGGTCTGCGCTTTATTAAGCTCGCCATTGTGAAGAAAGATCGTTCCCAGGTTATTCAAGAAATATTGGCTTGCACGGGACATAATACTGTCGGCTATCTGTAGTCCCTGTTCTCCTGTTTTGATCGCTTCTTTGAAATTATATTTGTGGAAATAACACAATGACATAATTACGAAGGCGAAGATCTTCGTCTCCTGGTTTCTGGAACTGTCATAGGCGAGTTTCGCCATTCTTAAAGCGGGGTTCAACTTACCCTGATGCTTAAGGATTGTTGCTTTTGCGACGAAGAGATGTGCGTACAAACCGCGGTTCTTTTTAAGCCCTTTGAGAACTTTCTCAGCTCTGGTTATAAGCTCCTTGGAGATCTTGAAGTTCCCCCTTCGTTCTTCGGTCAGCGCCCATAATATCAACAGTTTGGGAGTTGTCTCGGTGAGCTTCTTCGGTATCCTGTCGAGCCAGGAAGTGAGTTTACTGATATTGCCGGCGTCGGCGATATCTGTTCCTATAATATTGATGTTCTTTATCGCTTTTCGATAATTACCAGCTTCAATAAAGAGTTCGATGGCGTTATCATAGTCTCCGTTCTTTTCGTAATATTCAGCAACCTTTTCTTTGCATTTTTTTATTTCATAATCACTCATATCATTTTTTGCACGCATCATAAGATAATTTTTAAATAAGGGGTGGAAGGTATAATTGATTATTTCGCCGGAGGTTACTTCAAGAAACGGCAGATTCAGTAATTCCTGCTCTGTTCTTTCGTCAAAATTCTCCGCGAGCGATTTTTTAAGTATCTGGGTGTTGAAAAAAGGAAAGAAAGCCAGAGACAGAAGGAGATGTTTCATTCTTCTGCTGAACCTGTTGTATATTTCCTCACTGATATAATCGAAGATATCTTCAGTGGTTCTGTTTGTTTCTATCTTGAGGGCGAGCATCGATTTTATTGCAAACGCCCACCCGCGTGTTTCTTCCCATATTTTCTTTATCTTTTGAGGAGTGATTGGAACTTTTAAAATTTCCGCCATTTTCTTTGTTTCGGCGAGGTCCAATCGCAGGTCCTTTTCCGTCAGGAGCAGTGCTTCATCATCGACGACGAATTTGTGGAGAAATTTCGGGATTCTTTTTCGTGATGTGATGATGAGATGGAGGTTATTCGGGCAACAGTCAATGATTTTGTATATAATGTCGACGGTCTGCTGGTTCTGTTCTATCTGTTGGAAATCATCCAGTATGTAGATCATCCGTCCGTCTCTGAAGGTGTTTATTTCCTGAATAAGACTGTTGATGAGGTATTCAATTTCCATATCCCCCTGGAGTAGAGCTCTGGTTTTCCTGCCGAAATTTTTATAGTGGAGGTTGATGCCGGTGAGAAAATCAGACAGAAAGACGAGAGGATTTCTGTCTGATTCATCCAACTTCAACCATACCGTTTTCTTCTTCACCCTCTTTGTATATTCATAAAGGATGGTTGTTTTGCCGAAACCGGGACCTGACGATATGAACGTGAATCTTTTCTTTTCAGCATTTTTTATTCTTTTCAAAATTCCGCTCCGCATCAGTATTTTTTGCGGCATGACCGGCGGAGTGAATTTTGAGATATTTCTGAAGTAAGTTATCGAAGAATCTATTTTACTTACCGACTTTGTGTAAAGCTGTTTTGTCTGTTTTTTCAGCCTCGACTCCGCCGCTTTCAACAGGTCGGGGATGGTGACGGCATCCTGGGGAAAAGATGCAGAACCAATGGCGATTTTAATCACCGACGGTTTTTCCGGATTGTGGTGGAATATTCCTTTGCTTACTTCTTCAGAAATAAGTTTTCTGACGATCGTTGTGTCATCGCGATCCGCTCCTACAATAATGAGACCGACTCGATTGGAACCAAGGAATTCATAGGTGTCATTTGCACGTAGTATTCGATGCAGAATTTTTTTGAAGTCTTTGACGGTCCTTTCCGGAATCTTTTCGGTAACTCTATTTGAGTCAAGAAAGCATTTATAGAGTTCAATAAGGATGATTGAGAGACATCGTGTATTTTTCTTGGCGAGATTTATTTCTTCAGTCAGTTTTTTTCTGAAATTTCGGGTGATCGGTTTCTCAGATGATTTTTTATTCTCTTCTGCGGCACGACTCATTTGTATAAGCGTCAACGTGGATTCATAATCGCATAAGGCAGAATCATTTCCTCCATGGAGATTCCTCCGTGCTGAAACGTGAACTTGAATTCTTTTTCATATTCGGTCGGTTTCGTGGGGTAGATGAAGTAATAGTCTTCTTTTGCGATTGCAAAACGCACCGACGGGTCTTCATAGGGTAAAGAGATATCTCCGGGGTTGTTGAGTAAGAGGGCGGTTTTATTATCCACCCTCAACGCCGGACCGTATTTATATCTGAGATTGGGCGATATCGAGCGTCCACCGTATATAATGGTCGGTTTGCGGACTCTGATGAAGCCGTGGTCGGTCGTTAAGATGATGCGTCTTTGTTTTTTTGAGAGTCTTTTGAAGATTTCAAAGATCGGCGAGAGAGGGAACCAATATCCCAGAAGATTCAGTAATACCCTTTCGTCGTCGAGGACTCCCTTCATATCACCTCGACCGGGTATTGAGTGGAGAAGGAGATCAAAGAAGTTTATTACAGTGATTACGATATCCGCTTTGTCGTTGACGATGCTGTTGATACTTCGTTCTATATCCTGAATCGACGATAGTTTGTAATAGGAATATTTTATTCTTAAGTTGTGTTTTTTCAACAATTCAGCGAATAATTCCTTTTCGAATCTGTTCTGTCCTTTTTCTTCGAAAGACCAATACTGGGGGAATTTTTGCAGAATTTCCAGAGGGAGGAGTCCGGAAAAGAGGGAATTTCTTGAATAGGGGGTCGCCGTGGGAAGGATTGAGTAGTAGAATTCCGTATTTATTTCGAAAAATTCTCTGAGGCTGTTGGACAGTTTATAATACTGGTCGAGGCGCATCGAATCGAACAGCACGAAATGAACCGGTCCTTCTTTTAGAACCGGAAGGACCGCATATGCAAACAGATTGTTTGAAAGGGTCGGTCCTTTTCCATTCAAGAAATCTCTGTAATTGTTCTCGATATATTTAGCGAAACCAGCGTTGGCTTCATGTTTTTTCTCTTTCTGGAGTACTTTCAAGTCATTGCTTCCATAATCGAGCAGCCGTAAATCCCACGATACAATGCTTTTGTAATAATCAACCCATTCAAGATAGTCCGCCGGTTCAGAAAATGTTCTGAATTGGGTGGCGTATTCTTCCGCCATCTGTTCACTTATGATCGAACGCCTTTTCAGGGTCCTGTTCAAGACCGACAGCAATTGATTGAAACTGAATGGTTTTGTAATGTAGTCGTCCACCCAGCTGCCGTAGGCTTTCTTCATCAAATCCTCTTCTTCACTCTTGGTGACCATCACCACTATCTGTTGAGAATTTTCGTTCTTTATCTTTCTTAATACCTCAAGACCGTCGACGCCCGGCATAATTTCGTCGAGAAAGATGAGGTCAAAGACCTCTCTACGTGCCAATTCAACGCCGTCTTCTCCAGATGTCGCGGTTTCCACTTCATACCCTTCCTGCTGGAGAAGATAGATAAATGGTTTCAATAAATCTATTTCATCATCAATCCATAAAATTTTCATCTTTCCACCTTTGGAATATAAATTTGGAATGTGGTCCCTTTCGGACCGGTTTCTTTCAAGATTAATCTTCCTTTATGATACTCTTCGACAATTCGTTTGGTAAGAACAAGTCCTAAACCCCACCCGTATTTCTTCGTGGTGTAGCCGGGTTTGAAGATTTTGTTTCCTTTTTTGATTCCTTTACCGTCATCGGATATTTCGATAACCGCACCGTTCGATTCAAAAGTCTTAATGCTGATTTTTCCTTTTCTGGCACCGATGGCATCCAGTCCGTTCTTTACGATATTCTCCACCGCCCATCCCAGCAGGATATCGTCGAATTTTATCGGAGGCAGTGGTTTATAATCTTCATAAAATTTTATGTTGTTATGTGCCCTGCGTTTCATGTAATCGACGGATTTCTTTATGGTATCTATCGGTTCTTTGATAGCCAGCCGCGGCGGTAATCCGATTCTCGAAAATTTTTCCAGAACTTCCTTCATTCTTTTGGTATCTTCTTCTATCCCCTGGTAGATGTCTTTTGAAACATCTCTTTTTATTGCTTCAAGCCATCCGATGAGCGATGAAAGAGGTGTTGCTAATTGGTGTGCGGTTTCACGCGCCAACGAGTTCCATATTTTTTCTTCTTCACTCTTCCGGTAGATGAGATAACCCCAGAAGCCCAGAAAGAGAAACGCAATCAGAAACACTGTTTCGACAAACGGCAGAATCTGAAGTGATTTTGTGAAAGGGGAGAGGCCCCAGTGTACATAACCGACGAGGGTTGAATCGCTTCCGTGCCGTATGATCATCGGTATAGGTTTTTGCACCCTGTCCAGTTTTTCGACAGCCGCCTTAAGGTCTTTTTCTTTGATGTTTTTCGCGGAGTAGGGATTGCCTTTTTCATCGGTCAGGATTACGGGGAAGTCGATTTTTTTGATGATTTCATTGTAGAATAATTCAACGAGCCTTTCTTCATCTACACTGGAACCCCTGGCGAACTCCGCAAAGATCCTTGATGTTGTTTCCGTCTCTTTCTTTATTTTTTGAATAAGATAATTTGAGTAGATGAAGGTTACGATTCCGATCAACCCTATACCTATGAGAAAATATATCACCAGAGCACGTGAACTAAATTTCTCTTTAATGTTCATTGTGTTTCTTCGCTTTTTGTCGGTAGAGAAGCCTGTCGGCGTAATCTATGAGCCTTCCGAGGCTCTTCCCGTGTTTGGGGTAGACTGCAATACCGTAAGAAAATTTGATGGATTCTTCGCCGCCTATTATTTTCTGACTGTTTATATGTTTGATTACATTTTTGATGAAAACTTTTCCTCTTTCCAGATTTGTCTTCGGTAGAAGTATGATGAATTCATCCCCACCGTATCTGATAACCTTTCCCCGTTTCCCAACTATTTCAACCAGATTTTTTGAGAATATCTTCAGAAGTTCGTCACCGTAGAGATGGCCGAATTCATCATTATAATGTTTGAAATTATCCAGGTCAATCATAATTAATGCGATAGGGGAGACTTTTTCGTTTATGAGTGTTACTATTCTATCCCTTAAGAAACGATAATTGTACACCCCGGTCATTTCATCTTTATTCGACAGTTTTTCAATCTTTTCAAACAGCTGGGCGTTTTCTATCGCCATCCCCAGGAAATCGCCGAATGTTTCCAGGAGCTGTACCTGTTCAAGTGTGGGAATGAGATGGTTTACCGGCCTGTCCAGGGATAATAAAGCTACAAGCTCCCGATTTTTTGAGTAGACGGGTGAAATGAAGATATCACCGGGATTCCAAAGATTGGCGAGTCTTTTTCGCTGGGAAGGTGAAGGAAAGACTTCATATTTTCTTATTTTCCGCTCTATCTTGTTAACGGCTTTTGAAGGGATGTAATACGAGTTTGAAATGCGATAGCGATTATTGAATAATTTTTCGACAACCACCAGAGGAGGTTGGATCGATTGTGCCTGTTTCAGCCTTGAGTTTGAAATTCCTACGCCGGTGATCCGCCGGAATGATTTTGTCTGCGGGTCATAGAGTGAAAAGAGAATCCTTTTGAACCCCAGTAATTTATGCGCCCGCTGTAGTATTTCATTGAAAAGCGAGGAGAGATCTAAGGATGAAAGCATGATTTTTACGAGTTCCTGGATTCCCTGACTCTGCTTGAGTGCTCGATTCAAAGCGCGGAAGAGGTCGATACGTTCAAGGGCCAACGCCGCCTGATTGGTCAGAAATTTCAATCTTGTGATGGCGAATATTTTGTCTTTTTTCATAATATCATCGAATATTATGAAAAATCCACGCAGTTCATTTTTTATCGTAAAAGGTACAAAACTTATCTTTTTCCGAATCCGCTGCGCAGACAGGAGTTTTGAAAAGAATTGATATTTTTTGGTGACGGTGAATATCTGCTGTATATAGAATAGTTTATTGTAAATATTGGAGGGGATTTGAGTTATCTTCATTGTTTTTTTGCTGCCGATGATATTATCATCTTTGATGTAAAAGAGGAAGATATCTCGGTTGGAAAGCATCCTGCGGGCTGCTGATTCGAGATCTTTGATTACTTTTATCTCGTCGAGGGCGGTGGTGATATTGAGATTGAGCTGATTGATTATCTGCGTTTCAATAATTCTGTTCTTTGAGATTTGTCTGATTTCAAGGGCCTTGGCGATTATTGACAAAAGATATTGGATGTCGTTGTACTGGAGTTTTGATATTTCGTCTTTCTTTTTGCCGAGGATGTAGATTTTGTATGTGATATTTCCTGATACAACACGGAACCACAGCAATTTCTTCGATTCTTTTTCTATACGAAGTAATTGTCTTCTGGTTGCACCTTCGCAGTATTCAAGTTTGGTTTTCTTGCCGTATCTGGAGAAGACGGCGTAACCGTCGGCGTTCAATCCCTGACTCAATGCCTTTCCTATTTTCTGTAGGCTGATATTCCAGAGGTCGACTTTGTTCAACTGAGTCAGGATATTACAAACTGCGGTTTCCGATGCTTTCATTCTTCGATGATCTTTTTATTGAACAATTTTGCACATTTATAGAGTTCATCACGTCGACCGCAGTATGCATCGGAAAAATAGAGGATTCTGTAAAGTTCCGGGTCGGAAAGAGAGATCTCTTCATCGACCGCTATTCTGTCGCCGTTCCATACCTCCGTATCCTTGTCGTTTATAAAAAGCAGCGGTTTCTTCTTATTGAATTTTTGCAGCACTTCTTTTTTCTCTTTTAGGTTGAAAGCAAAGAAATTTTTTAATTTATATTGTTTGATATTGAAAAATTCGGCAAGTGTCTGTAGGTTGTCTTTTATGAGGATATTATAATAGGGATATATCTTTTCCGTATAAAAGGATATTCTCCTTTCCACCGGCACGAGATAGGGAATGGCGATATTCGGCGGCTCATTCAATTCGATGAGATAATCGAATTTCTTTGTACTCAATATCTCTTTCAGCGATTTATACTCTTTACTGAACAGTTTAAGGGGTGTTTTATAGTAGATTGTTTCATATTTTTGCAGTTTAAGAAAACGACAGATATTCGTAAGCACTTCGGGTAAGAGAAGCACGATTCTTCCCTTTTTGTGTAAGCCACCGACAATCGCCAACGCCTCAAGGGCAGAACCTACTTGATGCGGCATTGAAATCAGGAAATCCGCTTTCCCTTTGAATCCGAGAGGGGTGAAGTTCTTGGTAAATCTTCTTTTGCTCGAATTCAGATAGATTCTGGTTAAGATACTCATTGGGCGCGTTTTCTCTTGCGTTTTATGTAGATAGGTTCGGCGTTTTCCGTTATTACCTCTTTATTTATTATACAGCGGTCGATACCTTTGAGGCTGGGCAGTTTGAACATAATGTCGAGCATAAAGTTTTCCATTATAGAACGGAGGGCACGTGCTCCGGTATTATACTTTATCGCCTTTGATGCGAGTGCCTCCAGTGCTTCGTCACTGAATTCCAGCTTAACCCCTTCCATTCTGAAATATCTGGAGTATTGTTTGAGTAACGCATTCTTCGGTTTCGTCAGGATTTCAATAAGCGCACTCTTTGATAGTTTATTGAGAGGCGCGATGATCGGCACCCTCCCTACAAATTCAGGTATTAAACCGTACTTCACCAGGTCATCAGGTTCTATCTCTGTAAGAATGTTCTTTTCTTCGGTCGTTCTGTTTTCCCGCTGTTTTTTAAAGCCGATTCTCTTACGGTTTAGTCTTTTTGATATTATCTCTTCTATGCCGGTGAATGTACCCCCGAGTATGAAGAGTATATTTTTGGTGTTGATCTTGATGAATTCCTGCTCAGGATGTTTACGGCCGCCGTGCGGTGGTACACTGGCTTCAGTTCCTTCGATGATTTTAAGAAGTGCCTGTTGTACCCCTTCACCGGAAACATCACGGGTAATGGAGGGAGAATCCGATTTACGGGCTATCTTGTCGATCTCATCAATATATATTATTCCGATCTGGGCGGCTTGGATATTGAAATTCGCCGCCTGAATCAATCTCAGAAGGATATTTTCGACGTCTTCCCCGACATATCCCGCTTCAGTGAGGGGGGTGGCGTCGGAGATGGAAAACGGAACATGCAGCAGGCGTGCCAGTGTTTCCGCTATGAGCGTTTTGCCGGTCCCGGTCGGTCCGATCAAAAGTATGTTGCTTTTTTCAATTTCCACATCCTTGTGTTTCGCCATTATCCTTTTGTAGTGATTATATACCGCCACCGAAATCACGATCTTCGCCCTTTCCTGATCGATTACATAGTGGTCAAGGAATGATTTTATTTCTGCAGGCTTGGGAAGGGTGAAGTTGTCAAGTTGCGAAAATTCTTCTTCCTCGTTGAGTATTTCATCCAGCAGCCGCACGCATTCATTACAGATATAAGCTTTATATCCTTTGAACAGTCGCTTCACTGATGGTTTTGAACGCTGACAGAAATGGCAGACTATTTTCGGCATCCTTATTTCCTCTTTTCCATTATCTCATCGATTATTCCGTATTCTTTCGCCTCTTTTGAAGACATAAAATAATTTCTGTCGGTGTCTTTGGCAATCTTCTCTTCAGGTTGACCGGTATGTTTGGCGAAAATTTTATTGAGGACTTCTCTGATCGTCAGGACTTCTTTTGCATGGATTGCGATGTCAGACGCCTGCCCCGAGAATGCTCCCTCTGGTTGGTGAATCATAACCCGGGCATGGGGAAGGGCAAATCTTTTTCCTTTTTCTCCGGCGGCGAGCAGCAGGGCGGCCATACTTGCCGCCATGCCGATGCAGATGGTGGAGACAGAGGGCTCGATGAACTGCATGGTGTCATAAATGGCGAGTCCTGATGAGACCACGCCGCCCGGTGAATTGATGTAGAGGTAGATATCCTTGGATGAGTCTTCTGCTTCCAGAAAGAGCAGTTGAGCCATTACCAGATTTGCTACGGTGTCATCGATCGGCGTACCGATGAATATGATCCTTTCTTTAAGCAGGCGTGAATAGATGTCATACGCCCTTTCACCCCTTCCTGTTTGCTCAATGACGTACGGTACGGGTATCATCACGTGCCTCCTTTGGTGATATGATACGGCTTCTTTCATTGATCTTTGCATGCTTGAAGAGAAAATCGATGGTCTTTTCTCTTGTCAAAATATCAGTGAAATAATTTAACAGATTAATGCGGTTCTCTTCGGTCACCTTGATGCCCAATGCAGAGATGAGATTTTTCACTTCTCCTTCTTTTATCGTGATTTTTTCCTTTTCAGCGATTCTGTCGAGGATTATGTTCAAACGCGCTCTCTTCTCTGCGGTCTCCATAAATCTCTCTTTATTGGCATCAGAATCCTTTAATTCCATTCTACTGAGTATTTTATTATATTCATTCTCAATGAGTATTTTTGGTACTTTGAAGTTTATCCTTTCCAGAAGGATTCTCGATAATGAGTCCTTTAATTCTTCTTCCTGTCTTTTCTCTTCCAGCGCCTTTGCATTTTCGAGCAGTTTTTTCTTCAATTGTTCAAGATTTTCATAATTCTGTTTCCTGGCGAATTGCTCATCGATCTGTGGAAGTATTCTTTCTTCAATCTTCTTGATTTTGATCTTGTAAATTTTCTCACCGGCTTTCACCTCTTTGGTTTCCGATTTTTTAACACCGACGAGCGCCCGGTTGAGTTCGTCAGGCAGACTGCGGTTTCCGATCTTTACCGCGATGTTCTTCTGGTTGTTCTCGATCTTGCCGTCCTTCAAGATAGTGAGGTTCATCGTTACGATGTCATCCACCACTGCAGGGCGTGAAACTT of the candidate division WOR-3 bacterium genome contains:
- a CDS encoding response regulator translates to MKILWIDDEIDLLKPFIYLLQQEGYEVETATSGEDGVELARREVFDLIFLDEIMPGVDGLEVLRKIKNENSQQIVVMVTKSEEEDLMKKAYGSWVDDYITKPFSFNQLLSVLNRTLKRRSIISEQMAEEYATQFRTFSEPADYLEWVDYYKSIVSWDLRLLDYGSNDLKVLQKEKKHEANAGFAKYIENNYRDFLNGKGPTLSNNLFAYAVLPVLKEGPVHFVLFDSMRLDQYYKLSNSLREFFEINTEFYYSILPTATPYSRNSLFSGLLPLEILQKFPQYWSFEEKGQNRFEKELFAELLKKHNLRIKYSYYKLSSIQDIERSINSIVNDKADIVITVINFFDLLLHSIPGRGDMKGVLDDERVLLNLLGYWFPLSPIFEIFKRLSKKQRRIILTTDHGFIRVRKPTIIYGGRSISPNLRYKYGPALRVDNKTALLLNNPGDISLPYEDPSVRFAIAKEDYYFIYPTKPTEYEKEFKFTFQHGGISMEEMILPYAIMNPR
- a CDS encoding HAMP domain-containing histidine kinase yields the protein MNIKEKFSSRALVIYFLIGIGLIGIVTFIYSNYLIQKIKKETETTSRIFAEFARGSSVDEERLVELFYNEIIKKIDFPVILTDEKGNPYSAKNIKEKDLKAAVEKLDRVQKPIPMIIRHGSDSTLVGYVHWGLSPFTKSLQILPFVETVFLIAFLFLGFWGYLIYRKSEEEKIWNSLARETAHQLATPLSSLIGWLEAIKRDVSKDIYQGIEEDTKRMKEVLEKFSRIGLPPRLAIKEPIDTIKKSVDYMKRRAHNNIKFYEDYKPLPPIKFDDILLGWAVENIVKNGLDAIGARKGKISIKTFESNGAVIEISDDGKGIKKGNKIFKPGYTTKKYGWGLGLVLTKRIVEEYHKGRLILKETGPKGTTFQIYIPKVER
- a CDS encoding diguanylate cyclase, coding for MSRAAEENKKSSEKPITRNFRKKLTEEINLAKKNTRCLSIILIELYKCFLDSNRVTEKIPERTVKDFKKILHRILRANDTYEFLGSNRVGLIIVGADRDDTTIVRKLISEEVSKGIFHHNPEKPSVIKIAIGSASFPQDAVTIPDLLKAAESRLKKQTKQLYTKSVSKIDSSITYFRNISKFTPPVMPQKILMRSGILKRIKNAEKKRFTFISSGPGFGKTTILYEYTKRVKKKTVWLKLDESDRNPLVFLSDFLTGINLHYKNFGRKTRALLQGDMEIEYLINSLIQEINTFRDGRMIYILDDFQQIEQNQQTVDIIYKIIDCCPNNLHLIITSRKRIPKFLHKFVVDDEALLLTEKDLRLDLAETKKMAEILKVPITPQKIKKIWEETRGWAFAIKSMLALKIETNRTTEDIFDYISEEIYNRFSRRMKHLLLSLAFFPFFNTQILKKSLAENFDERTEQELLNLPFLEVTSGEIINYTFHPLFKNYLMMRAKNDMSDYEIKKCKEKVAEYYEKNGDYDNAIELFIEAGNYRKAIKNINIIGTDIADAGNISKLTSWLDRIPKKLTETTPKLLILWALTEERRGNFKISKELITRAEKVLKGLKKNRGLYAHLFVAKATILKHQGKLNPALRMAKLAYDSSRNQETKIFAFVIMSLCYFHKYNFKEAIKTGEQGLQIADSIMSRASQYFLNNLGTIFLHNGELNKAQTYLNRCINEAKQLNRTYQYIVALGNYTKVLIHLGDFSNAEKMNEEALGFSKKYKFANLEIQNLNSRALLSILQGRYEKALRYHSRALEIAEEYKNKYLITICNLKIASLYSILKDPDEIKRHLDSIEKLISQKTDSREFIQYLIIKARCELMQHNLRKVKKRIERISRLAKRMKILDYIIQGNLLRYQFEKEYDRTKEAHHYLKKMLDIIERTECNGLFLHQVLLTPELLIDALEFSDKKSYLISFINNFILSSEEVSEAVMNQLSPEQKEEILSLGQPTIKEYHLTAYLFGEPRVYMGNRPLSGEYWLRKKVKQLLCLLLLYKEGITKDKLQALFWPKSNRPNADRNFWNTLYYLRKTLEQGNGTRKIITRRNNRIIIEPSLKIFTDIEQFQHLVNRANYHLQNNDVDRATAEFEKALILYSSDLLEPYYENWIEQKRAYYKSLKEEAALKLAKLYLEGGKFRKAFDVYTEILESDPLSEEAVIGLLKAGQKPQLKAEAVKRYKKYAKKLKAELAVEPSPELQKAYQNLTA